The region ACACTATGACCCTTAAACCATCAATGTGCATGTACTCCATCAGGGAGTTCCTAAGGAATAGGAGGCCCGCCTCACCCATGGAGATTATTGGCTTAAGCACGAACTCCAGGGCCTTACCCTCCCTAGCCATAACCCTTGCCTGGGCCTTTGACGGTGTTACCTCCCTATTTACGGTGTTTATGGTTATTACGTCAATCCTCTCATCAGTTATCAACTTATTAAGTACAAACCTACTCCAGGGAATCACGGACACAACATCGTACCTCCTAGCCAGCCTCACCCTCCACATACTGCCCTGGGTTAGTACGAGTTTTGTGAATATTGGTAGTTCAGGGTTATCCGGCTGTCTAGTTGCCGTGGTCACTAATACCGAGTAACCCACACTCCTCATGATGTGGATTACCCTGGGGTCCAGGGTGTTAATGTGGAATTCCACGAACACGTCATTCACCGCAGACCCTCTTCACGAAGCCCTGCACGTCACCCTCAACCCTGAGCCTAATCCTTATTGTGTCATCACCATCACTAACCATGTAGAAGCCCCTGGCAATGCCCTGCTTATCAAGTCTTAGGTAGAAATCCCTACCCTCAACCCTACTGTCCAGGGTCTTTAGTAGGTAATCCCTATTACCCAGTGATTTGCATATGGACGTTAATAATGACGTGATCCTCTCCCCATCGCTCACCACCGTGTATATGCGGAATATGGGGTTTCCGTAATGGCCCCACGTGACCTCAATAATAATGGGTACATCACCACCGAGTAGGTTCGTGAGGATGTTGATTACTTTATCCAGGCTCTCTGTGGCGTGTACGTAGGTTTCAACTTCCATTCTAAGCTTAACCATACTACTGGGTACTGCCCTGACTACCACTGCCCTGGGTTGACTGAGCCCTCCTCCTAAGCCTCTCTATCAATGCCCTCTGCCTCTCCCTGAGCCTTCTCCTCCTACGACCCTCCTTATCCTCCTTACCCACGAGCCATGCAAAGTCCGGGTCACTCCTTATGGCTGGGTGGTTGGGGTCCACGAGTATCACCTCATACCACACGTAGGTGCCATCCTCACCAACCCAGTAGGAGCCTATGACCTCCATGTTTGGGTGCTTCCTGGTGGCCCTCTCCTCAGCAATGACTTGAAGGCTCTTACTCGTGGTTATCCCATAAACACCCATTCTCTTGGGCCTCCTACCACTCCTTGGTCTCCTCCTATTGAATGGGCCCCTCCTGACCCTAACCCTAACCACTATTATGCCCTGCTTAGCCTTATAGCCATACTGCCTAGCCTTATTAATCCTCGTGGGCTTCTCAACCCTAACTATGGATGGCTCCCTACGCCACTTAATCAATCGTTGCTTCATAACCAAGTCCCAAAGCCAGCTATCCTTGGCACCGCTCCATGCCTCGGCAAGGTAATGGTACATTCCCTTTGCCATTATGTGAGCCGTGGATTAGGCATTTAAAAAGTATTCCTTAATTAACCCACAGAGCCCTCACAGGGGCTCCTTAACTCGAAGGATAGGCCAGAGAGGGCATCCCTGAAGTACCCACTGGCCCTTAGGGATTCCTCACGGAGCGCTATAGAGAGTACCGTGGCTATGGGCATGTCCTGGTACGTACTCACCACCCTACTCAACTCACTTAGTAAGTCCCTCACCTTAGCGATTAAGTAGTCGCCCACTAGCACGTACTCGCCACCCAACCTATGAAGCTCGCCAATGGCTAACCTGCCTACATCAGTAACCCTAACCATTGGGTACTTACCGCCAATGTACTCCACCAACGACTCCCTAATCAACCCCTCCAAATCCCCAATAACCTCACCACTCAGTATTGGTGGCGAGTCGAACCTGTACCTGAGAATGTGCGATGACAGGTAAGTAATGAGTAATAACCTGTGCAGTGTTATTGTTGAGGACCTGGAGTACCAAATCATGTAGAGAAGTAGGTACCTCCTGGGGAGCACCCTCAGTGACCAATTACCAATCCTAACCTCATCAAGCCTAATCATCACCTGTTGATGCCCCGCATTAATTAAAGGGTTAAGTGCCCAGGGACCACACAGTGAATAAAACGCCCAGTGCGTATGATAATGCGTTCGTGGTCCTCATGGGGTGCCCGG is a window of Vulcanisaeta thermophila DNA encoding:
- a CDS encoding RNase P subunit p30 family protein, with protein sequence MFVEFHINTLDPRVIHIMRSVGYSVLVTTATRQPDNPELPIFTKLVLTQGSMWRVRLARRYDVVSVIPWSRFVLNKLITDERIDVITINTVNREVTPSKAQARVMAREGKALEFVLKPIISMGEAGLLFLRNSLMEYMHIDGLRVIVSQGVDDVYDVRNPRDVVALLSLLTGMDVKELSSLVGDNPMGIISDAIYRRGLCVGGVHGQGA
- a CDS encoding RNA-binding domain-containing protein, which produces MVVRAVPSSMVKLRMEVETYVHATESLDKVINILTNLLGGDVPIIIEVTWGHYGNPIFRIYTVVSDGERITSLLTSICKSLGNRDYLLKTLDSRVEGRDFYLRLDKQGIARGFYMVSDGDDTIRIRLRVEGDVQGFVKRVCGE
- a CDS encoding 50S ribosomal protein L15e; translated protein: MAKGMYHYLAEAWSGAKDSWLWDLVMKQRLIKWRREPSIVRVEKPTRINKARQYGYKAKQGIIVVRVRVRRGPFNRRRPRSGRRPKRMGVYGITTSKSLQVIAEERATRKHPNMEVIGSYWVGEDGTYVWYEVILVDPNHPAIRSDPDFAWLVGKEDKEGRRRRRLRERQRALIERLRRRAQSTQGSGSQGSTQ